AGCGACGATGCGCCGAGGCGGTCCTCACCCCTCGAGGTCGTGACGCTCAATTTCTGCAGGTTCTCCTGCGGGAGGGAGGGACCGTCCCTAGGGTCGCGTCCGAGGCGTCCGACACAGGACGCACACGACAACGGGGGAACACCTACATGAAGCTGCACCACACCTACCGCGCCGTCGCGGTCAGCCTGCTGGCCGGCGCGCTCGCCGTGACCGCCCAGCCGGCGCAGGCCGTCAGCGCCAGCGAGGGATTCGAGTCGGGCGCGACACCCGCCGGATGGCAGACCGTCAACCTCAGCTCGCCGATCGGTGACGCGGGCTGGAGCCAGGGCAGCCCCGACGCCTTCCCCGCGCAGGCGGGCAGCCCGGGCTCCTACTTCGCCGCGAACTTCGAGAGCGGCTCCAGCACGGCCACGCTGAGCGACTGGCTCGTCATGCCGAGGCAGACCAGCCTGAGCAGCACCGACACGCTCGAGTTCTGGACCCGCACGCTCCAGTACGACGCGGGGAACACCATCTACCCAGACCGGCTCGAGGTGCGCATGTCGACGAACGGGTCGTGCAGCCCCGGGACGACCGCGGACGGCGTCGGCGACTTCACCACGCTGCTCACCACGGTGAACCCGCAGCTCACGGTCGACGGCTACCCGCAGGCGTGGACGAAGTACGCGGTCTCGCTGACCGGGCTGGCCACGACGAACGTGGCCGGGTGCATCGCCTTCCGCTACCACGTGACCGACGGCGGCCCGTCCGGTGACAACAGCAACTTCATCGGCCTCGACTCGGTCGTCTACACCGACAACGCGTCCGTCGCGTGCACGACGGCGCAGGCCTCGGTGACGGCGGCCCAGACCCAGGTCACCACTGCGACCGCGACGTTGACATCCACCAGCGCTGCCGCCTCCAAGGCCGCGAAGGTGGTCAAGAAGGCGACCAAGAAGCTGAAGAAGGCCACGAAGGCGGGCAACCCGACCAAGGTGGAGAAGGCCAAGAAGAAGGTCAAGAAGGCCAAGAAGTCGCTGCGCCAGGCCAAGAAGCGGGTCGCCAGCGCCAAGACCGTCCTGACCGCCGCCCAGACCGCGTTGACCACCGCGCAGACCAGCTCCACCACCAGCTGCCCCTGACGGGGACGACGTGAACCACTGCGGCGGACGGCCTCGGCCGTCCGCCGCAGTGGCCGCCCCTGCCTATGCTGGGATCATGTCGTCCGGCGTGTGGGGTCGCTTCGAGCAGGACCCCCGATCTCCCCAGGCCGCCCGGCTGCGCGCCTCCGACCGCGACCGTGACGTCGCGCTCGAGGTGCTGGGCCAGGCGTTCGCCGAAGGCCGCCTCGACCACGAGGAGTACGACGCCCGCTCGACCGCCGTCACCTCCGCGAAGGTCCTCGGTGACCTCACGGCCCACCTCGACGACCTGGTGCCCGACGTCCCGGCGGGCGCGCTCGCGCACCGACCGCCCGGCTCGCTCACCCAGGCCGACGTGCACCAGCAGGCCGTGCGGAAGTGGGAGAAGAGCCGCCGCGAGGCCGCCACCGGGTTCCTGACCGTCTCGCTGATCTGCTGGACGATCTGGGCGGTCGTCATGTTCGGCGAGTTCGCGTGGCCGGTCTTCCCCAGCCTTGCCGCGCTCGCCAACCTGGTCCGCACCCAGGTGCAGAAGCAGGACATCATCGAGGAGCACGAGCAGGAGCTCGTCCGCCGCGAGGAGAAGCGGCTGCGCAAGCGCGAGCTGGGCTCCGGCTCGTCGGACTAGGCGCCGGGGCCGGGCGTCTACCTGGTCGCCGGCGTGCGGACGTCCACCCGCACAAGGAGGCGTCCGGTGCGTGCGATGGCAAGGCCGAGGAGCGAAGCTGGCCCGGGTTTGGCCTGCGAGCGACGAGAACGCCGCCAGCGTGCGTACCGGGCGTCTACTTCGTCGCTTCCATCATCTGGCGGAGCTCCTTCTTGAGGTCCGAGATCTCGTCGCGCAGGCGCGCCGCGACCTCGAACTGCAGCTCGGCGGCCGCCGTCCGCATCTGGTCGGTCAGGCCCTGGATCAGCTCGGCCAGGTCGGCGCTCGGGATGCCGGCGGTGTCGGGAGCCTCCGAGTGGATCCTCGACAGGGCGGGGGTCGGCGACTTGCCGGCCTTCACGCCGCCGGCGCGACCCTTCTGCCCGACGTCGGCCCAGGTGCGGAGCAGCTCCTCGGTGTTCTCGTCCTCGCGGGCGAGCATCTCGGTGATGTCGGCGATCTTCTTGCGCAGCGGCGTCGGGTCGATCCCGTGCTCGGTGTTGTAGGCGACCTGGATCGCGCGGCGGCGGTTGGTCTCCTCGATCGCGTTCTCCATCGACGGGGTGATCTTGTCGGCGTACATGTGGACCTGGCCGGACACGTTGCGGGCCGCGCGGCCGATCGTCTGGATGAGCGACTTGTCCGAGCGCAGGAAGCCCTCCTTGTCGGCGTCGAGGATCGAGACCAGCGACACCTCCGGGAGGTCGAGGCCCTCGCGCAGCAGGTTGATGCCGACGAGCACGTCGTACTCGCCCATCCGCAGCTCGCGCAGCAGCTCGATGCGTCGCAGCGTGTCGACCTCGGAGTGGAGGTAACGCGTGCGGATGTTGGCGTCGAGGAGGTAGTCGGTGAGGTCCTCGGACATCTTCTTGGTCAGCGTGGTGACCAGCACGCGCTCGTTCTTCTCCGCACGGGTGCGGATCTCGTGGATCAGGTCGTCAATCTGGCCCTTGGTCGGCTTGACCACGACCTCGGGGTCGATCAGGCCGGTCGGGCGGATGATCTGCTGGACCGTGTTGTCGACGCCGCCGACCCGGTCGAGCTCGTAGTTGCCGGGGGTGGCGGAGAGGTAGATCGTCTGGCCGATCCGGTCGACGAACTCCTCCCACTTCAACGGCCGGTTGTCCATCGCGCTCGGCAGCCGGAAGCCGTGGTCGACGAGGTTGCGCTTGCGGGACATGTCGCCCTCGTACATGCCACCGATCTGCGGGACCGCGACGTGTGACTCGTCGACGACGAGCACGAAGTCCTCGGGGAAGTAGTCGAGCAGCGTGTTGGGCGCGCTGCCGCGGGTGCGGCCGTCCATGTGCATCGAGTAGTTCTCGATGCCGGAGCACGACCCGACCTGCCGCATCATCTCGACGTCGTAGGTGGTGCGCATCCGCAGCCGCTGGGCCTCCAGCAGCTTGCCCTGCTTCTCGAACGTCGCGAGCTGGTCGGCCAGCTCGAGCTCGATGCCCTGGATCGCCCGCTCCATCCGCTCGGGGCCGGCGACGTAGTGGGTGGCGGGGAAGACGTGCAGCTCGGTGTCGTCGGAGATCACCTCGCCGGTGATCGGGTGGAGCGTCATCAGCCGCTCGATCTCGTCGCCGAAGAACTCGACGCGGATCGCGAGCTCCTCGTAGACCGGGAAGATCTCGAGGGTGTCGCCACGGACCCGGAAGGTGCCGCGGGTGAACGACATGTCGTTGCGGGTGTA
Above is a genomic segment from Nocardioides okcheonensis containing:
- a CDS encoding choice-of-anchor J domain-containing protein — encoded protein: MKLHHTYRAVAVSLLAGALAVTAQPAQAVSASEGFESGATPAGWQTVNLSSPIGDAGWSQGSPDAFPAQAGSPGSYFAANFESGSSTATLSDWLVMPRQTSLSSTDTLEFWTRTLQYDAGNTIYPDRLEVRMSTNGSCSPGTTADGVGDFTTLLTTVNPQLTVDGYPQAWTKYAVSLTGLATTNVAGCIAFRYHVTDGGPSGDNSNFIGLDSVVYTDNASVACTTAQASVTAAQTQVTTATATLTSTSAAASKAAKVVKKATKKLKKATKAGNPTKVEKAKKKVKKAKKSLRQAKKRVASAKTVLTAAQTALTTAQTSSTTSCP
- a CDS encoding DUF1707 SHOCT-like domain-containing protein, whose translation is MSSGVWGRFEQDPRSPQAARLRASDRDRDVALEVLGQAFAEGRLDHEEYDARSTAVTSAKVLGDLTAHLDDLVPDVPAGALAHRPPGSLTQADVHQQAVRKWEKSRREAATGFLTVSLICWTIWAVVMFGEFAWPVFPSLAALANLVRTQVQKQDIIEEHEQELVRREEKRLRKRELGSGSSD
- the uvrB gene encoding excinuclease ABC subunit UvrB, giving the protein MRPVTDLQRRVAPFKVVSDYEPSGDQPTAIKDIVGRIQGGEQDVVLLGATGTGKTATVAWVAEQLQRPVLVLQPNKTLAAQFANELRQLFPDNAVEYFVSYYDYYQPEAYVPQTDTYIEKDSSINEEVERLRHSATNSLLTRRDTIVVSTVSCIYGLGTPQEYVDRMLRLKVGEEHDRDSVLRRLVEIQYTRNDMSFTRGTFRVRGDTLEIFPVYEELAIRVEFFGDEIERLMTLHPITGEVISDDTELHVFPATHYVAGPERMERAIQGIELELADQLATFEKQGKLLEAQRLRMRTTYDVEMMRQVGSCSGIENYSMHMDGRTRGSAPNTLLDYFPEDFVLVVDESHVAVPQIGGMYEGDMSRKRNLVDHGFRLPSAMDNRPLKWEEFVDRIGQTIYLSATPGNYELDRVGGVDNTVQQIIRPTGLIDPEVVVKPTKGQIDDLIHEIRTRAEKNERVLVTTLTKKMSEDLTDYLLDANIRTRYLHSEVDTLRRIELLRELRMGEYDVLVGINLLREGLDLPEVSLVSILDADKEGFLRSDKSLIQTIGRAARNVSGQVHMYADKITPSMENAIEETNRRRAIQVAYNTEHGIDPTPLRKKIADITEMLAREDENTEELLRTWADVGQKGRAGGVKAGKSPTPALSRIHSEAPDTAGIPSADLAELIQGLTDQMRTAAAELQFEVAARLRDEISDLKKELRQMMEATK